Within the Rosa rugosa chromosome 2, drRosRugo1.1, whole genome shotgun sequence genome, the region AACTCCCTTCTGACTTCGCTGGTAAGATAATTTCTGGTACCCTTGGAGAAACCGCATGCACAAGCAAGATACTCAAAACAAGATCATTGGCGGGTGTAAAATTCTCTTCTCTTATAAAACTATCAGTGTGTAGATACATAAATCTGGCTCAGAAAAGTGAAAAATAATACAGTAGGAATTGGATTCTTTTGACACCCCCTTCATGGTTGATGGAAAACATGTACAAGATGCTGGAAAAAGGATGGGATGGGGGGGTGGATGCTATTTGTTTAAAAGGAAGTAATTCATACTCTATCCCCTTCCCCTCTTAGCAAGGTATGCCTTGTCTGCACCGAGTATGCGAGACTGGAATTCAGCCCATTCATTTTTGCACCTTGATCTCACCTGCATGAGGGGAACCGTGCAAGAACAGAAAATATTCAATCCAACCATGTATGACAAtatatcaaattcaaaaaaagtGGAGGAGAAATAAGATcttgataccatgtcacgtacCGATTCCCAGGGCGATTTTCCATCCTCAGACTCTCCCTGAAAATTGATGATGGTTTGAAAATCATTAAAATTCCCTGGCTTATTATAGAAAGACAAGGTGTTTACCTTATTAAATCAAATAATATGCATTTCCATTAATCAAGATAACAACAAAGTTGCTATAAGGATGTGGTATTAACTAACTTTCATCACATGATATGTTCACCTAGACAGAGGCATCCGTTTTTATGGCCTGAATGCAAAATTAGAAGAAGAGGACTTAGCCAACCCAAATCACACCTATATCACATACATGGACCCTTTTATGTTCTTGGGATATTCTAATGCTAACCAAGGAAAGATGCATTAGACAAACTTCTCTATGTACCATAAACATATAATGATGAGGTGTATTACTACACGAGAGAGAAACCAATACATTTTTCGGCTACATCAGAAGGGATCAAAACCTGGACCTTTTCTTATCGTAACCTACTTTTCCACCCTCATACAATATACCCAACAGGAGATTAAAACTTGGAAACAATGCAAAACTAGAGAACACAGAAATGATGACTGACCTGGCTCCCAAGGGAAGGAATCACTTGATGAACAATCCACTGTGAATCAACTACGCCAATCTTTTCATGTGCAGGCTAGTGAGACAATAGGAATGGAAAACAACAGTATTAGGGCTTTCTCAAAGGCCTACCTCATTTAGTAGTTGCATTGCAACAAATGAACAATGTGGAGCAACACAGACAAATTAATGCGGACAGTTAAACATTGTAACATTTATCCACACTCAGAACTAGTGCATTTCGTAAATAAATTAATGCCAAAACGTCCATAGGTGATAGGCATTCTTATGAACCAAAAACATTACTGTACTCTTACCTGAACTAGCTAAACATGGGATATCTCTTAATTGCATTAAAACTGAATTCAAAGATATTAAGTTTTTATCATTTAAACTAGAACTGGGTCGCACTTGCTTTCAAGTTCCTTGGTATTGACAGGTGCAGTTAGTTATTGCTGCCCTACTGTCAACACATTGTTTCATGGGTTTTAGAAAACTACTCTGCAAATATTAAATAAAGTAAATTTCATGCAAGGTTATCTCTTCAAAGGGTAAACCTTCATTTTTTGCTTTAATATTTCCTTGTTTTAAATAATTACGCAGCAACTGGAGGGGCCAATAACAGGTGACGCCAGTAACCAATAAATGGGACAATTGAATGAAACATTGCATTTTGCCAAGCCTTTACTACTGTGCCAGCATGAATCTTCCAGTGGAGGCTTGAAACTATGCAATTGAAAGATAACCAACAATATAGGGCATAACAGAAGCAAAAATCCTACTGAAGACAGAAGAATATCAACAATGACTCGAAAAAAAACTGCTAACCTCTACACATCTTCGGAGAGCAAAATCCAATCCCCATCCATGCACCAAATCATTCTACAAGTATCATAAAAGAATTTCATTACCAAGTGTTCAAATGTTATGAAAGAAGTAGCAAAAATCattcaaaataaaatatcaGTTAATTTAAAGTCCTCAAGTATGAATAGCCTAGCCAGAAAATCCTAACAACACAGTATACCTGAATCATATGCCAGACACAACGCCAAGCTTCCCGAGAAAAGACAGGGGCCATTATTTCCACAAACCTGAAAGATGCTCAGATGGAAGTGTTATTTGTTAGACTCATTCCAACCATAGTTTGacatcagaaattcagaattAAGCAGAAGAACAAAATTTCTGCCTGGTCATATAATAAATCTTCCTTCAAGCTCAATTTTAATTTACTCTTGCAATATTTATAAGTATACCCACATTAACAATCCCTActctccaaagtccaaacacaTTGGTAACTGAATAAAGCTCAATTTAAAAACTTCAACTGAAGCTAATAAATGGACACATTGTGTCAGGTGAGTTATATCCACATTGTTTAAGCAGGAAACTTCAATCATCATAAAAGCATGAGTATCAACAGTAATGTGCATGCAGAAGTACACACAAACAATGCtataagtgagagagagagagagagagagagagagagagcatacgCTGCACAAGGGGGAAGATGTGGGTCACTACACCAGCCCGGTTTTTCTTCTGTATCCCTGTTTATCAATCCAGACATAAGAAAAGGTGACAATCAATTTTCACAACATGGCACATTTCTAGCTATATAATGAGACAAGTGTCTGTGTATTAGAGGAACGGGTCGAGCGTGGAAGTAGAGAGAGTACTTGTGGACTTCTCTGTCACCTCTCCTCTTTGTCATCTCCCATGTCAAACCATTATTGGGCTCAAGACCAGGTTGAGAGATTTCCAAACCATATTTCTTAACCAACTCAATATACCTGCAAAATCACATGGATCAATGGGAGAATAAGGTACAAGAGACATGATTACTAAAACTTGAATAATAAAAACCAAAGAAAAGACCAGAAAATATGATCAATGAAAAAGAAACTTACTTCTCTGCATTGAAGTGTTCTACCCCCAAATCTTCATCCCAAATGAATATATAATCATAAGCTGACACAACATCAGGATGCAGAAATCTTTTTGCATACCACCTGTGATACATTGAAAAATATCTAATGAAACAGGCTGCAGAAAGTTCGACTCTACATTAGAAtgcaagaaaagaagaaatactTCAACTATGTCTCTCATCAGTTAAAGCTACTCATATGATAGCTTTTACACTATCAAAGGCACCGATACTTACCACTTTGCTTGTCTCTTCGCACTAACATGAATTGCTCTCTTTGACCACTCAAATTCATCCCATTCACTAGTCCGGCCATCATAGTGAAAAAGCAAGATTGTGAAATCCTTAGAGAACTACCAAAATGTAAGATTTAACCTCAGCATTGTAGAataggaaataaaaaataaataaaagaaacacAAAGAATGGCACATCATAAAACCTTTTTAACTGCTgcatcaatatttttcttctgaTTAATACCAACGGTAAATGTTACCAAGTACTTTGGCTTTGTTTTTAGATCCTGCAGATTCAAAGGTATTGTAGTAAGACATTTTCAGAAACCTAAATAATAAAGGAGCATGGACAATAACTAAAAGCCTCAAAAGCTAGAGAGTAACTGTTATTCCGTCATTGTCAGCAGGTCACACATGCAATATATGTGCACAGAGACACCATTTGGCTAAAATTACCACCATCACCTACAACCATATTTTCAAACTAATATTTCCTTCCAATGACCCCTATCCACTTCGAAAGTTTAAAACTAATGAAACCTAATTTATTCTGACATTTCAGACAATACCTTTTGAAATATAAGGAAAGCTGCTATTTTCACTATCAATAACATATATCATACCTCACTGGGTTCACCCCATAATCTGCGCATATACAAATCAGTTTGTGAAACAACAATTCCTGGTGGTAGTGTTTCAGCACCAGAAGGATTTGTTGGAACATATATCTGTAATCAAATGAACAAAACAAcaataatcatacaatgaacATAAATTATGGCTGGCACTAacacttgaaaaaaaaatttaggaccCTATAGACAAATTCTATGTCACCACTCAACTTAATGATAAGTGCTAAGAAGAAAATGAGAAGGAAGCATATTTGATCAGACAGCTGTATATATGAACCATGCATTGACAGACAAACATGAGGATACATTCAAGATAGAGAAAGATTAGAAAATTTCCTAAACACAGAGCCATGAAAAATTGGGCGTAATATATAAAGGGAATATCAGCCCATACCACCTAataaaaacaggaactttttgCCGGAAATTTAATGATCTCCCAAATGATTACATCATatattttttgttaaaattacaAGAACATTGAATCTTTATAATTACATCCTTTTACAACTATACAATGAGTCATTGCTCTTCAAAGTTGAacaaaatgaaaagtcaacAATGAACAAAATATTCAGGCAGTAACCATAATAAGTACCTTAGGAACACCCTCTGATCCTTCATCCTCAAGACTTTTGTTTGTGTTAGTTGTTCTACGCATATCGGGAAAGTATACATCAAAAGATGGAAGTGAAAACCTAACCTGCAAAATTCCGAACACATCAAGTACATATATGCATCCTAATTCAACAAAACCAATTCTGGTAGAGGGTTGGCCCAATATATAATACCTTTGTTAGAAAAGCTGCCTGCAATGATACACCAATGAAAAATCCAAAGAGAAGTCCAACACTTGTATAGAAAATAACCCTGGCACTGTCATTTGTTTTTCTAACTCCACTGTAAAatcaaaattaacaattaacaaaaacaccaaagaaacaGAACAGAACAGAACAGAACAGAGAGTAATATGTCAATCGTTTTTGTCTATCAAATTAAGACCTGCGGTTTACAGTGCCCATTATTCTTGTTGTCCCTGACACTCTTAACTCAAAAGCTCATTCAGCAACTGCTTAACCCAATATTGCATTCTTCAATCTCCTCCCAATCAAAGCCGTCAACTTTCACTCCTATTTCGACATGAAAATCACAACCCAGAATCAACATCAACGATTTCATCCCAATTCCCATATCACATTATCACATTCAATCACAACATATGATTGAAAACGAACCGCAATGGAAATCAAAGAACGCAAGAAAACCCACGAAATTGAATGGCATTGCAGAACAGAGAGGTTTCGAGGGTTTGAAACTTACGCGCGCGTGGACGATCGTATCGTGGAGGGGAGGAGGGAGACAATGTGCTGCCACACACCCTACACACGGCTATAAGAGTTTACTTTAGAATGGAATTCTAAACATTatggtatgtttttttttttttttttttttttttttttttttctggtctcTGGATTTTCTGGGCTTTGGCTCCAATTTTTTTGTGTGACGAAATTGCCCCGCTGCACTTTGAAACGTATCGGTTTCTCCTTTGTCTTTTTCTTCAATGCGCGCCACGTACTGATCACCCGCAAGAGGATTTTTACGGAAAATTGCAAAGATGAAAATTTTGTTAACTTAGGAAAATTGCAGTTTTATGCTATTACTTAATGCTatttattgataaatttgaAGAGTGTAGTGCTCTGTGATTCCGTTCGAATCTAAATCAACTGGTGAAgaataaattgaaaattttaaagaCTTAGAGGTCTCGTATGGTTCACGTATTACATATCCGAGAATAATAAATGTTGTTTGATTTCGAAGGGATTGGTAAGGGGTAtgaataggaaaaaaaaaatttcaataaggaaaaaaaaaaaagaggacatTAAAACGCTCGATTTTTATTGAGATTCATTTCCCCCGAGCAGTTACTattattatctatactattattaagagaagaagctttgttagccaaaatttaaaattttgacagaattgaccttagaagattaataaactttgaaaattaattaaatcacaaggataattaagacatttacaaattgtatttttattaaaaaaaaagtatccacaacccacttttctctctcacattttcttt harbors:
- the LOC133732712 gene encoding uncharacterized protein LOC133732712 isoform X2 is translated as MGTVNRSGVRKTNDSARVIFYTSVGLLFGFFIGVSLQAAFLTKVRFSLPSFDVYFPDMRRTTNTNKSLEDEGSEGVPKIYVPTNPSGAETLPPGIVVSQTDLYMRRLWGEPSEDLKTKPKYLVTFTVGINQKKNIDAAVKKFSKDFTILLFHYDGRTSEWDEFEWSKRAIHVSAKRQAKWWYAKRFLHPDVVSAYDYIFIWDEDLGVEHFNAEKYIELVKKYGLEISQPGLEPNNGLTWEMTKRRGDREVHKDTEEKPGWCSDPHLPPCAAFVEIMAPVFSREAWRCVWHMIQNDLVHGWGLDFALRRCVEPAHEKIGVVDSQWIVHQVIPSLGSQGESEDGKSPWESVRSRCKNEWAEFQSRILGADKAYLAKRGRG
- the LOC133732712 gene encoding uncharacterized protein LOC133732712 isoform X1 → MGTVNRSGVRKTNDSARVIFYTSVGLLFGFFIGVSLQAAFLTKVRFSLPSFDVYFPDMRRTTNTNKSLEDEGSEGVPKIYVPTNPSGAETLPPGIVVSQTDLYMRRLWGEPSEDLKTKPKYLVTFTVGINQKKNIDAAVKKFSKDFTILLFHYDGRTSEWDEFEWSKRAIHVSAKRQAKWWYAKRFLHPDVVSAYDYIFIWDEDLGVEHFNAEKYIELVKKYGLEISQPGLEPNNGLTWEMTKRRGDREVHKDTEEKPGWCSDPHLPPCAAFVEIMAPVFSREAWRCVWHMIQNDLVHGWGLDFALRRCVEPAHEKIGVVDSQWIVHQVIPSLGSQGESEDGKSPWESVRDMVRSRCKNEWAEFQSRILGADKAYLAKRGRG